ACGCCATCGCCGCCGACCAGACCTGGCGCTACATGCAGCAGGTGCGCGCCAGCGCCGAGGCCGGTGCCGAACTGGCGAGCCGGCTGGCCCGGGTCGGCAACTGGACCGCGCTGCAGCAGGCGCGTGAACAGGGTTTCTACGCGACGGCGGCGCTCAACGAGGCGCGCGCCCAGCAGGGCCGCATCGCCAGCCGCGAACAGCTGATCCGCCTGCTCGGCCTGTGGGGCGAGCAGACGCAGTTCTCGCTGCCCGAGCGCCTGCCCGACCTGCCGCCCGAGCCCGTCGACCGGCCCGACATCGAACAGGTCGCGATGGCGCAGCGCCTGGACGTGCAGGCCGCCAAGCTGCAGGCCGAGGCCACCGCGAAGAACCTCGGCCTGAGCCGTGTCAGCCGCTTCATCAACGTGCTGGAGCTGGGTTACGCCCGCAACACGTCGAACGAAGCGCCGCGCCAGACCGGCTACGAGATCAGCTTCGAGATCCCGCTGTTCGACTGGAGCGGCTCGCGGGTCGCGAAGGCCGAGGCGATCTACATGCGCAGCGTGCACGAGGCCGCGCAGGTGGCGATCGAGGCGCGCTCCGAGGTGCGCCAGGCCTATGGCGCGTACCGCACGGCCTGGGACATCGCGCGCCACTACCGCGACGAAATCGTGCCCAACGCGCAGCGCATCTCCGAGCAGAACCTGCTGCGCTACAACGGCATGTTCATCGGCGTGTTCGAACTGCTGGCCGACGCCCGCGCGCAGGTGGCCAGCGTCAACGCCGCGATCGAGGCGCAGCGCGATTACTGGATCGCGCAGGCCGACCTCGAGATGGCCTTGATCGGCAAACCGGCCTTGTCCGCCGCCGCTGCGGCCACGGCGTCCGCCGGTGGCGACAGCCCCGCGCACTGAATTCAGGAGTTTCCCCAAATGGTTTCCCGACGCAATTTTCTCGGTCGTGCCGGCGCCGTGACGGCTGCCGTCAGCGCCGCCGCGGTCAGCCGTGTGGCGATGGCCGCGCTGCCCGAACCGGTCATCCAGACCAAACCCGACACCATGCCGCCGCTCGTGCCCGCGAGCGGGCGGCCCTACAACCCGGTGGTCACGCTCAACGGCTGGACGCTGCCCTGGCGCATGAACAACGGCGTCAAGGAGTTCCACCTCGTCGCCGAGCCCGTGGTGCGCGAGATGGCGCCCGGGATGCGCGCGCACCTGTGGGGCTACAACGGCCAGAGCCCTGGCCCGACGATCGAGGTGGTCGAAGGCGACCGCGTGCGCCTGTTCGTCACCAACAAGCTGCCCGAGCACACCAGCGTGCACTGGCACGGCCAGCGCCTGCCCAACGGCATGGACGGCGTTTCCGGCCTGACGCAGCCGAGCATCCAGCCGGGCAAGACGTTTGTCTACGAGTTCGTGGCGCGCCGGCCGGGCACCTTCATGTACCACCCGCATGCCGACGAGATGACGCAGATGGCGATGGGCATGATGGGTTTCTGGGTCACGCACCCGAAGGAGAAACACCCGCTGATCGACGAGGTCAATCGCGACTTCTGCTTCCTGCTCAATGCCTACGACATCGAGCCCGGCGCGGCCACGCCCAAGATCATGACGATGACCGAGTTCAACCTGTGGAGCTGGAACAGCCGCATCTTCCCCGGCATCGACTCGCTCAACGTGCGCCTGAACGACAAGGTGCGCATCCGCGTCGGCAACCTGACGATGACGAATCACCCGATCCACCTGCACGGCCACGAGTTCCAGGTGACCGGCACCGATGGCGGGCCGACGCCGAAAAGCACGCGCTGGCACGAGGTGACGACCGACATCGGCGTCGGCCAGATGCGCCAGATCGAGTTCGTCGCCGACGAAGAGGGCGACTGGGCCTTCCATTGCCACAAGAGCCACCACACCATGAACGCGATGGGCCACGACGTACCCACGCTGATCGGTGTCGACCACAGCGGGCTGGCCAAGAAGATCACCGACCTGATCCCCGACTACATGGTGATGGGCGAACGCGGCATGGCCGACATGGCCGAGATGGAGATGCCGCTGCCCGACAACACCGTCCCGATGATGACCGGCGAGGGGCCTTACGGCTCGGTCGAGATGGGCGGCATGTTCAGCGTGCTCAAGGTGCGGCGCGACCAGAAGCCCGGCGACTACGGCAATCCCGGCTGGTACAAGCCGCCGGCCGGCACGGTGGCATTCGAGTGGACCGGCTCGTTGCCCGACCCGGCGCGCTTTGCTGCCGAGGGTGGGCAATCGATGCCGCTCGCGCACAAGCCCGCGAAGGAAATCGAAGTGAGAGCACGCAAGCCCTCCGGCCATTCCGGCCACTGATTCGATGCACGAACTGAAAAGGAATCACATGACACGCAAACGTCGTTCGATCGCCGCCGCCTGGCTGGTCGGCCTGCTGGCTGCCGGCACGGTGCAGG
This portion of the Leptothrix cholodnii SP-6 genome encodes:
- a CDS encoding TolC family protein, producing MAIEKLPMPAIPPRDRSRPPLLGLVALTLALGGCAGIGSADGFSAVSATASEQLGKDLRWARSEADLDAIERRVAELLRAPLTADSAVQIALLNNRGLQASFQALGIADADRVQASRLPNPGFSFGRSRRGDEREIERSLSIDLGHLLLMPLARQAESRRHAAVQRSVSMQMLGLAASTRKAYYHAIAADQTWRYMQQVRASAEAGAELASRLARVGNWTALQQAREQGFYATAALNEARAQQGRIASREQLIRLLGLWGEQTQFSLPERLPDLPPEPVDRPDIEQVAMAQRLDVQAAKLQAEATAKNLGLSRVSRFINVLELGYARNTSNEAPRQTGYEISFEIPLFDWSGSRVAKAEAIYMRSVHEAAQVAIEARSEVRQAYGAYRTAWDIARHYRDEIVPNAQRISEQNLLRYNGMFIGVFELLADARAQVASVNAAIEAQRDYWIAQADLEMALIGKPALSAAAAATASAGGDSPAH
- a CDS encoding multicopper oxidase family protein, whose product is MVSRRNFLGRAGAVTAAVSAAAVSRVAMAALPEPVIQTKPDTMPPLVPASGRPYNPVVTLNGWTLPWRMNNGVKEFHLVAEPVVREMAPGMRAHLWGYNGQSPGPTIEVVEGDRVRLFVTNKLPEHTSVHWHGQRLPNGMDGVSGLTQPSIQPGKTFVYEFVARRPGTFMYHPHADEMTQMAMGMMGFWVTHPKEKHPLIDEVNRDFCFLLNAYDIEPGAATPKIMTMTEFNLWSWNSRIFPGIDSLNVRLNDKVRIRVGNLTMTNHPIHLHGHEFQVTGTDGGPTPKSTRWHEVTTDIGVGQMRQIEFVADEEGDWAFHCHKSHHTMNAMGHDVPTLIGVDHSGLAKKITDLIPDYMVMGERGMADMAEMEMPLPDNTVPMMTGEGPYGSVEMGGMFSVLKVRRDQKPGDYGNPGWYKPPAGTVAFEWTGSLPDPARFAAEGGQSMPLAHKPAKEIEVRARKPSGHSGH